The proteins below are encoded in one region of Sedimentibacter sp. zth1:
- a CDS encoding site-specific integrase produces MNYIETFESHLREQRKAEKTIQSYTGDTMGFLTYLETKELSFDGILNRFTINSYKNYLIKENYEPTTINKKLNSLQSFNDFLIHQGIMTE; encoded by the coding sequence ATGAACTACATTGAAACATTCGAGTCACACCTCAGAGAACAACGAAAAGCAGAGAAAACCATTCAAAGCTACACAGGAGACACAATGGGATTTCTCACATACCTAGAAACAAAGGAACTATCATTTGATGGCATTCTCAACAGATTCACCATCAACAGCTACAAGAATTATCTCATCAAGGAAAACTATGAACCAACCACCATCAACAAGAAATTGAACAGCTTGCAGAGTTTCAATGATTTTCTCATTCATCAAGGCATCATGACAGAATAG
- a CDS encoding IS3 family transposase → MKNEIRYSQDVINVTEEYIEYYTNFCPQKKLGGITPISYRNANNIVLKNLLYYVYLNCTPLSSHSKPSLCF, encoded by the coding sequence ATGAAAAATGAAATAAGATATTCTCAAGATGTAATTAATGTTACAGAGGAATATATTGAGTACTATACAAATTTTTGTCCACAAAAGAAATTAGGTGGAATAACCCCTATTTCATATAGAAACGCTAATAATATAGTTTTAAAAAATCTATTATATTATGTGTACCTAAATTGTACACCTTTAAGCAGTCACTCCAAACCGTCCCTATGTTTTTAG
- a CDS encoding polymorphic toxin type 50 domain-containing protein, which produces MEEFKSNTSNDSAPGNSNKNGKNNNEKNNKNDKQKEIPKGLIGNENAKAYGVYKKLGGQPGQEGPELPKLNIEIERYDYIGTSNVQHKVYSEKGSPMNEYYYANGEVVAQKMFGLKGRISPSKEETINTNGGLMYYEFDGLSSTTALRDRHGDKIEDYRYDVFGNIQTGITLPYNLRGYTGHLYDDKASLVYMNARWYNPNVGRFMTEDTYRGNMSNPQSLNQYAYALNNPVNYVDPTGHLAVYTESKILAMSRSKVNSEISRMSDIWFEDYDIFLETGKHTEKQNTAHQNAELMRELRPYTYYLADTNTEYGDLKEVNKNDNGSRIIYTYERTVTITEIYKNDYKTKERIGTGVEKYDVTVTAAELAKSNQKAIKKSAGSIDLEWNEKIYETEPDKSTAGNSSNNLTEDTQNQLQDLIENELIEQLTEQYGSATEAYAYLSMKSMGIPQGYISQAMGGMRSAMSWQKFFSTPVGQYTIRATPIVGSILDVYELKTNTNLFTGEELSELDRTLTEGGLLISVIVPWADEAAKGIKYLVHGDTILHYSGDTLRIVSGSIDDITKGTGKLVNGFDTTVHAGKQGKHILGHNNYTTGRSILNGTLDDAQKLVDDFAGTGEWITSNKERVDFGRTIGQFVDQATGEAIDTSIGIIHYSNKGVHIIPARPMP; this is translated from the coding sequence ATGGAAGAATTTAAGTCAAATACAAGCAATGACAGTGCTCCAGGCAACTCAAATAAAAACGGAAAAAATAATAACGAAAAGAATAACAAAAATGACAAACAAAAAGAAATACCAAAAGGTCTAATAGGCAATGAAAATGCAAAAGCATATGGAGTATACAAAAAATTAGGAGGACAACCAGGACAAGAAGGACCAGAATTACCAAAATTAAATATAGAAATAGAAAGATATGACTATATAGGTACATCAAATGTTCAACATAAAGTATACTCAGAAAAAGGTTCGCCAATGAATGAATACTACTATGCCAATGGAGAAGTAGTAGCACAAAAGATGTTTGGACTAAAAGGAAGAATATCACCATCAAAAGAAGAAACAATAAATACAAATGGCGGGCTAATGTACTATGAATTTGATGGATTATCATCAACAACAGCTTTAAGAGACAGACATGGAGACAAGATAGAAGACTACAGGTATGATGTGTTTGGAAACATACAAACAGGTATAACATTACCATACAACTTAAGAGGCTATACAGGACATTTATATGATGATAAGGCATCGCTTGTATATATGAATGCAAGATGGTATAATCCAAATGTAGGAAGATTTATGACAGAAGATACCTATAGAGGTAATATGTCAAATCCACAATCATTAAACCAATATGCATATGCATTAAATAACCCAGTAAACTATGTAGACCCTACAGGACACTTAGCAGTATATACAGAATCAAAGATATTAGCTATGTCAAGGTCAAAAGTAAATAGTGAAATATCACGTATGAGTGACATATGGTTTGAGGATTATGATATTTTCTTAGAAACAGGAAAGCATACAGAAAAGCAAAACACAGCACATCAAAATGCTGAGTTGATGAGAGAGTTACGTCCATATACATATTATCTTGCCGATACAAATACTGAATATGGTGATTTGAAAGAAGTAAATAAAAACGATAATGGTAGTAGGATAATATATACATATGAACGAACTGTAACAATTACAGAAATTTATAAAAATGATTATAAAACAAAAGAAAGAATAGGTACTGGAGTAGAAAAATATGATGTAACAGTAACAGCAGCAGAGTTAGCAAAATCAAATCAAAAGGCTATAAAAAAATCAGCAGGAAGTATTGATTTAGAGTGGAATGAGAAAATATATGAAACTGAACCTGATAAAAGTACAGCTGGGAATAGTTCTAATAACTTAACTGAAGATACTCAAAATCAATTACAGGATTTGATAGAAAATGAGTTGATTGAACAATTGACAGAGCAGTATGGTTCGGCAACAGAAGCATATGCATATTTATCTATGAAATCTATGGGTATACCACAAGGATATATTAGCCAAGCAATGGGAGGCATGCGAAGTGCTATGAGCTGGCAAAAATTTTTCAGCACACCTGTTGGACAATATACTATTAGAGCAACGCCTATTGTGGGGTCTATATTAGATGTATATGAATTAAAAACGAATACAAATTTATTCACTGGTGAGGAATTAAGTGAGCTTGATAGAACACTTACAGAGGGTGGTTTGCTTATATCAGTTATTGTTCCTTGGGCAGATGAAGCGGCAAAAGGTATTAAGTATTTGGTTCATGGAGATACAATACTTCACTATTCTGGAGATACATTAAGAATTGTAAGTGGTTCTATTGATGATATTACTAAGGGGACGGGAAAACTAGTCAATGGTTTTGACACAACTGTTCATGCAGGGAAACAAGGAAAACATATTTTAGGTCACAATAATTATACTACTGGAAGAAGTATTTTAAATGGCACTCTAGATGATGCTCAAAAATTGGTTGATGATTTTGCTGGTACAGGAGAATGGATTACATCAAATAAAGAAAGAGTTGATTTTGGTCGGACGATAGGTCAATTTGTTGACCAAGCGACAGGTGAAGCAATAGATACTTCAATCGGGATTATCCACTATTCTAACAAGGGTGTTCACATTATACCTGCAAGACCAATGCCGTAG